One window of the Sphaerochaeta associata genome contains the following:
- a CDS encoding saccharopine dehydrogenase family protein produces MQKKRLMIIGAGGVGNVAVRKSARMEDVYEEILLASRTKAKCDAIAKEAGPVPVRTACIDADDVDALERLIKEFKADIVLNVALPYQDLTIMEACLRCGVHYVDTANYEPKDEAHFEYSWQWAYNEKFEKAGLTALLGSGFDPGVTNVFTAYAAKHYFDEMHYLDIVDCNAGDHGKSFATNFNPEINIREITQPGRYYEEGTWKRTQPLEIHQNVDYPRIGSKESYLLFHEELESLVKHFPTLKRARFWMTFSQQYITFLRVLEEVGMTSIEPINYQGMEIQPLQFLKALLPEPSSLGPNYQGQTSIGCQIRGVKDGKERTLFIFNNCSHQMAYQDAKAQAVSYTTGVPAALGTSLVARGIWKKGGVWNMEQFDPDPFLAELGPLGLPWEVVVDGKLAFGR; encoded by the coding sequence ATGCAGAAGAAACGCTTGATGATCATAGGAGCCGGTGGAGTCGGCAATGTGGCTGTGCGCAAGTCAGCCCGGATGGAAGATGTTTACGAAGAGATTCTACTCGCCAGCAGGACCAAGGCGAAGTGTGACGCCATAGCAAAGGAAGCGGGTCCGGTACCTGTTCGGACCGCCTGCATCGATGCAGACGATGTTGATGCATTAGAGCGCCTGATCAAGGAGTTCAAGGCCGATATAGTCCTCAATGTAGCACTGCCGTACCAAGACCTGACCATTATGGAGGCGTGCCTGCGCTGTGGGGTGCATTATGTGGATACCGCCAATTATGAACCAAAGGACGAAGCGCATTTTGAGTACTCCTGGCAGTGGGCGTACAATGAGAAATTCGAGAAGGCAGGCCTGACAGCCTTGCTTGGCTCGGGCTTCGACCCCGGGGTGACCAATGTATTCACCGCCTATGCCGCCAAGCACTATTTTGATGAGATGCACTATCTGGACATCGTCGATTGCAACGCAGGCGACCATGGCAAGAGTTTTGCCACGAACTTTAACCCTGAGATCAATATCCGTGAGATCACCCAGCCGGGAAGGTATTACGAAGAAGGGACATGGAAGAGGACCCAGCCGCTTGAAATCCATCAGAACGTCGATTATCCCCGGATTGGATCCAAGGAGAGCTACCTGCTGTTCCATGAAGAACTTGAGTCGCTGGTGAAGCACTTCCCGACGCTCAAGCGTGCGCGTTTTTGGATGACCTTCAGTCAGCAGTACATCACCTTTCTACGAGTGCTTGAGGAGGTCGGGATGACCAGCATCGAGCCGATCAACTACCAAGGTATGGAGATCCAGCCGTTGCAGTTTCTCAAGGCTTTGCTTCCTGAACCCTCTTCCTTGGGACCGAACTATCAGGGCCAGACTTCAATAGGATGCCAGATCAGAGGTGTCAAGGATGGAAAGGAACGCACCCTCTTCATCTTCAACAACTGCAGCCATCAGATGGCGTATCAGGATGCCAAAGCCCAGGCTGTCTCCTATACCACCGGAGTTCCTGCCGCTCTTGGGACCAGTTTGGTTGCACGAGGGATTTGGAAGAAAGGGGGCGTATGGAATATGGAGCAGTTCGATCCCGATCCGTTCCTTGCCGAACTGGGACCACTCGGCCTGCCCTGGGAAGTCGTAGTCGATGGCAAGCTTGCCTTTGGAAGGTAG
- a CDS encoding carboxynorspermidine decarboxylase, with product MFDTNQISHTPAFVLDYGRFEKNLQLIKDLQQQVPVSFLFALKGFAMHAVFAELAETACGATASSLNEALLASPYFGEVHAYAPVYQDREFETIARIAKHITFNSLSQYEKHKNDCPNAKKSLRINPLYSTVETPLYDPCARGSRLGVLPEDLEVLPHGITGLHAHNLCESGAGELEQTLVSIEKHYGHLLPFISHLNLGGGHLVTRRGYDLELFKAILTSFSLRHPHIKLYVEPGAAFVWETGYLATRIVDIVQNRGITTLMLDSSFAAHMPDCLEMPYCPVVVGAKLTKEGGYRLGGCSCLAGDWVGSYEFEKPPKVGDMLMLCDMMHYTMVKTTMFNGIALPDIGIVRNGLYQIVKSFGFDDYQRRLS from the coding sequence ATGTTCGATACCAACCAGATAAGCCATACCCCCGCCTTTGTCCTGGACTATGGGCGCTTTGAGAAGAACCTTCAGCTCATCAAGGACCTGCAGCAGCAGGTCCCGGTCTCTTTTCTCTTCGCCCTGAAGGGCTTTGCCATGCATGCGGTCTTTGCCGAGCTTGCAGAGACTGCATGCGGTGCCACCGCTTCGTCGTTGAATGAAGCACTCTTGGCCTCGCCTTATTTCGGTGAAGTCCATGCGTATGCTCCGGTGTATCAGGATCGTGAGTTTGAGACGATTGCCAGGATTGCCAAGCACATCACGTTCAATTCTCTCTCGCAATATGAGAAACACAAGAACGATTGTCCAAACGCCAAGAAAAGCCTGAGGATCAATCCCTTGTACTCAACAGTGGAAACACCTTTGTACGATCCCTGCGCTCGTGGATCGCGTCTTGGCGTGCTGCCCGAGGACCTTGAGGTGCTGCCTCATGGCATCACAGGCCTGCATGCACACAATCTCTGCGAAAGCGGAGCCGGCGAGCTGGAACAAACACTGGTCTCCATAGAGAAGCATTATGGACACCTGCTGCCCTTCATCTCGCATCTTAATCTGGGAGGAGGGCATCTGGTTACCAGAAGAGGGTATGACCTGGAGCTTTTCAAGGCGATTCTTACATCCTTCTCCCTGCGCCATCCTCATATCAAGCTCTACGTGGAGCCCGGTGCGGCATTTGTCTGGGAAACAGGGTACCTGGCGACCAGGATAGTGGATATCGTGCAGAACAGGGGCATTACGACCTTGATGTTGGACTCCTCGTTCGCTGCACACATGCCCGACTGTCTTGAGATGCCCTATTGCCCGGTGGTAGTCGGGGCGAAGCTCACAAAAGAGGGTGGATATAGACTGGGTGGCTGCAGCTGCCTTGCCGGCGACTGGGTGGGTTCCTATGAGTTTGAGAAACCTCCCAAGGTCGGGGACATGCTCATGCTCTGTGATATGATGCACTACACCATGGTAAAAACCACCATGTTCAATGGTATTGCTCTTCCTGATATTGGCATAGTACGCAACGGTCTGTATCAGATTGTGAAATCCTTCGGCTTTGATGACTATCAAAGACGGCTCTCGTAG
- a CDS encoding agmatinase family protein, giving the protein MQHWFLDSEFPNADAKSAAFHVIPFPLEETVSYMGGTKEGPRAIIEASSQLERLVEGYGNPGSLGIHTTDPIPANGGVEHSIQLASSAMQNARFWNAIPVLLGGEHSVTNAALDMLLSSGEVGVLQFDAHMDLRDTYEGSKFSHACVMRRVVEAGIPLFQVGIRNYSEEDLAAREQYKVGYYDASTLYRRKDASGLTLPPTFPKKLYITFDVDAFDASLMSATGTPDPGGLFWWDAVTLLENLTEGRTIIGMDVVELAPNQLHHPSYTAAKLVYFLMGLASKRNT; this is encoded by the coding sequence ATGCAACACTGGTTCTTGGACTCTGAATTCCCCAATGCCGATGCCAAGTCTGCTGCATTTCATGTAATTCCCTTCCCTTTGGAGGAGACTGTTTCCTACATGGGAGGGACAAAGGAGGGGCCGCGGGCCATCATCGAAGCTTCCTCACAATTGGAGCGACTGGTGGAAGGGTACGGGAATCCAGGCAGCCTTGGAATTCATACAACAGACCCGATTCCCGCCAACGGTGGGGTTGAACATTCGATACAGCTTGCAAGCAGCGCGATGCAGAATGCCCGGTTCTGGAATGCCATTCCCGTTCTGCTGGGAGGGGAGCATTCGGTAACCAATGCAGCCTTGGATATGTTGTTGAGCAGTGGTGAAGTCGGAGTGCTGCAATTTGACGCCCATATGGATTTACGCGATACCTATGAAGGAAGCAAGTTCAGCCATGCTTGTGTCATGCGGCGTGTGGTGGAGGCGGGAATCCCTCTCTTTCAAGTGGGAATCAGAAATTACAGCGAAGAGGACTTGGCTGCAAGAGAGCAGTACAAGGTAGGGTATTACGATGCATCAACGCTCTATCGAAGAAAGGATGCATCGGGCTTGACCCTTCCTCCTACCTTTCCCAAGAAGCTTTATATCACTTTCGATGTGGATGCATTTGATGCATCCCTGATGAGTGCAACTGGAACGCCCGATCCCGGTGGGCTTTTTTGGTGGGATGCCGTCACCCTGCTTGAAAACCTGACTGAGGGAAGGACAATCATAGGCATGGACGTGGTGGAGCTGGCTCCGAATCAACTCCACCATCCTAGCTATACCGCAGCCAAGCTCGTCTATTTCTTGATGGGTTTAGCGAGCAAGCGCAACACCTAG